The following are encoded in a window of Brevibacillus ruminantium genomic DNA:
- a CDS encoding ABC transporter permease, which translates to MKNGKQLRIMALPALVWLGALFLLPMLMIVALSFMQRGTYGQIVYQFTLKNYARIIDPLYVQIFFDTFFVAVLTTVISLVCAYPLAYYISRMQRSAQQIWLLLVMIPFWINFLVRSYAWVIILRSQGVINSFLLSIGVIQEPLPLLYNFGSVMVGMVYTLLPFMVLPIYVSLEQMDRRKLEAAYDLGATPWKAFWHVTLPLTKSGVMTGSILVFVSSIGMFVVPDVMGGAKSALMGNVIQNQFLSARDWPFGSALSIVLMLLSMLLIFLYYRASQAREAKEGTA; encoded by the coding sequence TTGAAAAATGGAAAACAGTTGAGAATCATGGCGCTGCCGGCTCTTGTTTGGCTGGGGGCGCTCTTTCTCTTGCCGATGCTGATGATCGTCGCGCTTTCGTTTATGCAGCGGGGCACATATGGACAGATCGTCTATCAGTTTACGCTGAAAAACTATGCGCGAATCATCGACCCGCTGTATGTGCAGATCTTTTTTGACACCTTCTTCGTGGCGGTGCTGACAACGGTGATCTCCCTCGTTTGCGCCTATCCATTGGCATACTATATCTCCCGGATGCAGCGTTCCGCTCAGCAAATCTGGCTGCTGCTCGTCATGATTCCTTTTTGGATCAACTTTTTGGTGCGCTCTTATGCATGGGTCATTATTTTGCGGTCCCAAGGAGTAATCAACTCATTTTTGCTCTCCATCGGCGTGATTCAGGAGCCTCTTCCGCTCCTCTACAATTTTGGCTCCGTTATGGTGGGGATGGTTTACACGCTGTTGCCGTTCATGGTCTTGCCCATCTATGTATCGCTGGAGCAGATGGATCGCCGCAAGCTGGAGGCAGCTTACGATTTGGGCGCGACGCCGTGGAAAGCTTTTTGGCATGTGACGCTGCCTTTGACCAAATCCGGGGTAATGACGGGGTCGATTCTCGTCTTCGTTTCGTCCATTGGCATGTTCGTCGTACCGGATGTCATGGGGGGCGCCAAGTCCGCTCTGATGGGCAATGTCATTCAAAACCAGTTCCTGTCGGCGCGTGACTGGCCGTTTGGATCAGCCCTGTCGATTGTACTGATGCTGTTGTCCATGCTATTGATTTTCCTCTACTACCGGGCCTCCCAGGCTCGTGAGGCGAAGGAGGGGACAGCATGA
- a CDS encoding ABC transporter ATP-binding protein encodes MKTMINLESIEKHFSGSVVVPPLSLSIQEGEFLTLLGPSGCGKTTLLRMIAGFEEPTSGEIYLDGKALTGIPPYQRDMNMVFQQYALFPHMTVEQNILFGLKMKKVDGAEQKRRLEEVLGYTQLSELRKRTPKQLSGGQQQRVAIARAIVNNPKVLLLDEPLGALDYQLRKSLQLELKNLQKNLGITFIYVTHDQEEAMAMSDRIAVMNKGRIEQIASPDEIYNHPKTLFVATFIGENNIFQSGDTSFAVRPEKVKLYQTDSQPDMHRKNGRITDIVFLGNMRKLFVRLEGEDLSVLAHEYATESRGWQTGDQVALGWSQADEVMLT; translated from the coding sequence ATGAAAACGATGATAAATCTGGAGTCAATTGAAAAGCACTTTTCCGGTTCTGTCGTGGTTCCGCCACTCTCCCTTTCCATCCAGGAAGGGGAATTTCTAACGCTTTTGGGGCCGAGTGGCTGCGGGAAGACTACGCTTCTGCGCATGATCGCCGGTTTTGAGGAGCCAACCTCCGGTGAGATTTATCTGGATGGCAAAGCGCTGACCGGAATCCCGCCATACCAACGCGATATGAACATGGTGTTCCAGCAATACGCTCTGTTTCCGCACATGACTGTCGAACAGAATATCTTGTTCGGATTAAAGATGAAAAAGGTAGATGGGGCCGAGCAAAAAAGGCGCCTGGAGGAAGTGTTGGGCTATACGCAGCTTTCGGAGCTTCGCAAGCGCACGCCGAAGCAGCTCTCCGGTGGCCAACAGCAACGTGTAGCCATCGCTCGGGCGATCGTGAACAATCCCAAGGTTCTTCTGCTTGACGAACCGCTGGGAGCGCTTGATTACCAACTGCGTAAAAGCTTGCAGCTTGAATTGAAAAACCTGCAGAAAAATCTAGGCATTACGTTTATTTATGTGACGCATGACCAAGAAGAAGCGATGGCCATGTCTGATCGAATCGCTGTCATGAACAAAGGGCGGATTGAGCAAATCGCGTCGCCTGATGAGATTTACAACCATCCGAAGACGCTGTTTGTCGCAACGTTTATTGGTGAGAACAACATTTTCCAGAGCGGCGACACCAGCTTCGCTGTCAGGCCGGAAAAGGTCAAGCTGTACCAAACAGATAGCCAGCCGGACATGCATCGCAAAAACGGCCGGATCACCGATATCGTCTTTTTGGGCAACATGCGGAAGCTGTTTGTTCGCTTGGAGGGTGAGGATCTCTCCGTTTTGGCTCATGAGTACGCTACGGAAAGCCGAGGCTGGCAAACAGGGGACCAGGTGGCGCTCGGCTGGTCGCAGGCAGACGAGGTGATGCTCACTTGA
- a CDS encoding PadR family transcriptional regulator: MNTLAYGLLGLVARMPSSGYDLMLQLQPFWQAKHSQIYPLLAKLEQDGYLDFTRVQQTDRPDKKVYSITEKGRSTLREWLDRPTSDPVFRDELSLKAYCLWLTDRSTARKLFEEREARYLEHLNMFESFLAELEQACDGTPEDPSTPNFGEYILLSRGLRSIREELNWCRWVIELIDKKA, encoded by the coding sequence TTGAATACGTTGGCGTATGGATTACTGGGCCTGGTCGCGCGAATGCCCAGTTCCGGTTACGACCTCATGCTTCAGTTGCAGCCGTTTTGGCAAGCCAAGCACAGTCAAATCTATCCACTTTTGGCCAAACTGGAGCAGGACGGCTATCTCGACTTTACCCGCGTGCAGCAGACGGATCGACCCGACAAGAAAGTATATTCCATTACAGAGAAGGGACGATCGACGCTTCGCGAATGGCTGGACCGCCCTACCAGTGATCCTGTTTTTCGAGATGAGCTGTCCCTGAAAGCCTATTGCTTGTGGCTGACGGATCGTTCTACTGCCCGCAAGCTTTTTGAAGAAAGGGAGGCTCGTTACCTGGAGCATCTCAATATGTTTGAGTCGTTTCTCGCAGAGCTGGAGCAAGCATGTGACGGCACACCTGAAGATCCGAGCACCCCGAATTTTGGCGAGTACATCCTCTTAAGTAGGGGGCTCCGCAGTATCCGCGAGGAATTAAACTGGTGCCGCTGGGTAATCGAGCTGATCGACAAAAAGGCATGA